The following coding sequences are from one Granulicella sp. L56 window:
- a CDS encoding c-type cytochrome encodes MLKPLLALPALLLFVPSPQQPAPANIPATAAAAPAMPADAKTLVNPVKPTADSQTQAKKMYGYDCAVCHGENGNGKGDLAADMKPPLKDYTDPAALKDLTDGEIFYIIKNGKGQMTGEGDRLNKDGTWNMVILVRSFAKK; translated from the coding sequence ATGTTGAAGCCTTTGTTGGCTCTTCCCGCTCTTCTGCTCTTCGTTCCCTCGCCCCAGCAACCGGCTCCCGCAAATATTCCTGCAACTGCCGCTGCGGCTCCAGCCATGCCGGCGGATGCCAAAACTCTGGTCAATCCGGTAAAGCCCACGGCTGATTCTCAGACGCAGGCAAAGAAGATGTACGGATATGACTGCGCCGTATGCCACGGTGAAAACGGCAACGGCAAAGGCGACCTCGCCGCCGACATGAAGCCTCCGCTCAAGGACTACACCGACCCGGCCGCGCTCAAAGACCTCACCGACGGCGAGATCTTCTACATCATCAAGAACGGCAAAGGCCAAATGACCGGCGAAGGCGACCGTTTGAACAAAGACGGTACTTGGAACATGGTCATCCTTGTACGCTCGTTCGCCAAAAAGTAA